AAGAAGGTAGGAGAAGGCACGCAAGCCTATGCCCCATTTGGTTTGGCCAAGAGTGCCGGGAGGCTTTACGCAGTTTCCAAAGAGGGAGTTTTTTCGTTTGATGGTAAAAGCTGGGTGATCCTCAGCGATCCACTGGGCGAGGTATCCGACCTCAGGGCCTGGGCCATGGACGATCGCGGAATTTTAGTGGCTAGCAATCAAAATATTTTCTTCTACAATCAAAAAACAAGGGCCTGGTCGAACATCACAGAAAATCTGGGCCAAAACGATCGATTGAAGAATTTGCAAGATGTCTATCTCGAAAACGACGTGTTGTATTTGGGATTAATCGATGAGGGTGTTTTTCGGAAAAAAATAGATGAAAAAGAATGGCAAGGCCTAAACAATGGGATTCCCAAGGGAGAAAAATTCAAAGGTTTTTCTCAACCCTATCAAAGTCCAATGGTGTATACAGATCAGGATCAATATCTGCTGAGTTCCGATGGCAAAAGCTGGAAATCCGCTGGCTATAAGACTCCCCCGTTCATCCATAGTATCGTCCCTTACAAGAAGACGCTTTATGCCGCAGGCGAAAGTGGTGCGTTTCAACAGGATAAGAAAGGTGCTTGGGAAAGCATCCATGCCGGACTTAAAACCGAGGCCGTGAGTGATTTTAAAACCATAGCGGATGAACTTTATGCCACGAGTGCCTCCGGTTTATATCGTTTTTCAGAGGATAAAAACCTCTGGGTAAATTTGATGGGTGGCGCCGCGCAAGACTGTCAACAGCCCATCGAATACATGCAGTTGTTAAATGGAAAAACCTATTTAGGCTCTTATGTCAGTGGAGTTTTGGAAGCAGAGCTCAGCAAAAACCTCTGGAACCCATTAGGAAAGAACTGGCCTCTTCAGAAATTGCCTGCAGCAATGCTCACACAGTTCAAACCTTGCTTTAGTGAAGTGTTTGAAAGCGTCCCTTTTTTGGGGGAGTATCAAAACACCCTGGTCGCTGCTACTCTGCAGCAGGTTTATCGTTTAAGTTCCGACCAACATTGGATCAAATGGCTGGATTCAAAAGACAGGATTTTAGGCATCCTGGGAGTAAATAAAGATTTTTATGTGGGCACTATGAAAGGTCTCTATCGCTATCAGGATCAAAATAAAACCTGGCAGAAAATTCCTTTGGGAACTTTAGAAAACACCTATGTGTCACACCTCACCCGAGACGAAAAATATCTCTATGTGGAGACGCAGGACGAAAGAATCTTCCGATTGGATTTGAAAAACCAGAAATGGGAGGAGCTGTCGCCGCTTCCTGATGCTCAAACCATTATTTGTGAAATGAAACAGATCAACGGGAAAATGTGGGCTCTGGGCGCCAAGGGCGTTTTTGCCTGGAATAAAACTGAAAATAAATGGGAAGAAGTTTTAAAAAATCCAGTCGATGAAAAATATTGCCCCGCGGCGACTGAAACCAAGGATGCCTTATTTATCTTGAAGCAGGATGGATTGTATAGGCAGGAGAAGTGATTTTGACAGCACTAAAAGAAAAAGGCCTTGATTTACAAGGCCTTTTCTATGCGCGGGGCGGGACTCGAACCCGCACAGGTTGCCCCACTAGCCCCTCAAACTAGCGTGTCTACCAGTTCCACCACCCGCGCAATACAAAATTCGATAAATGATTTTACTCGGCGTTGGGCTCTTTCATCCTCGCTGCGACGTACAGTAGTACGACTCACTCGTCTTCAATCGCCCGCCTTGATTAAAATCATTTCTCAAATTTTATACAAACTGTCATTGATCCAATCAAATATTCCCTTAACGCTTAGAGCGCGCTTTCTTCTTGGGTGTCAATACTTTCTGTGTTTCAGCCGCCGCTGGAGCTTCTTCAGTTTTTTCTTCTACAACTTCTGTTTTTAACGATTCAGAATTTTTAATGTCTGCTTTTTTACTATCTGCCTTTTGTGTTTCAGTCTTCCGTGTTTCCGCTTTTTGGGATTCTGCTATGGCGGCCTTGGGAGTGGGAAGCTTGGCCCCGTTGATAACACTGGCGTTGCTTTGATCTTTTGCCAAATGAGCAAGAAGAATACTCGTCAGCAAAAATAGAATGGCCGCTCCAGTCGTAATCTTTGAAAGCAAGGTCGCTGCACCTCGAGGCCCAAATACAGTCTGGGAACCCCCGCCAAAGGAGGCACCGATATCTGCACCTTTTCCGGCTTGGAGTAAGACCACAATGATCATGAAAATACAGATAATGAAATGAAAAGTGAGTATAAAACCGGTCATAAATTCTTTCTGAGGGGGCATCCAATTCATTTTTCCCCTCACCCTAACCCTCTCCCTCAAGGGGAGAGGGGATTATGAGTTAAGCGTCAAAGTCTCCAAAACGAATTATTTTTGAAAATTCTTCGTAGTCAAGTGAGGCAGAACCGACCAGGGCGCCATCCACATGATGAACTTTCATGACTTCTCGAACGTTGCTCGACTTTACGGAGCCCCCATACAAGATACGGATATTGTTAGCTGTGGGAGCATCGTACATTCTTG
This genomic stretch from Deltaproteobacteria bacterium harbors:
- the secG gene encoding preprotein translocase subunit SecG — encoded protein: MTGFILTFHFIICIFMIIVVLLQAGKGADIGASFGGGSQTVFGPRGAATLLSKITTGAAILFLLTSILLAHLAKDQSNASVINGAKLPTPKAAIAESQKAETRKTETQKADSKKADIKNSESLKTEVVEEKTEEAPAAAETQKVLTPKKKARSKR